One Obesumbacterium proteus DNA window includes the following coding sequences:
- a CDS encoding STY4528 family pathogenicity island replication protein, whose protein sequence is MGLPPDSIVEFTLSRMQNSLASRTPENDVTSERSGLLFLGNVHDAFPRQLFMDTRLSPLDKTAWVMIRLYAQQNEGAVFPTYDELQLQLASPHAEKASRETISRVLLMLRITGWLSLCKRVRDARGRVRGNIYAQHDEPLSCRDAETFDPGWLDLVASSCQHRNKAVRLTAMAVLADIKNDPTMRHRHSRLAMIESRLGSPSAPREMASLRRAYQPGSVPELSIKNAEKHYEIPGSDTELSEKEGSVEPGSDTELSLKSASYAGVRKSNCNVRIFTQGVNKKTYVPDENGGKGLSVPELPESLTSKISTEDAAALSAQLAALPEPESSALMGMLKKQLRKGQLTNPMGWMLAMLKRARDGHLVMPDAVTSSQTVGQANAALSPMPVFQRPAQRASAESVSSVIADIRNAMLRGTEVVKK, encoded by the coding sequence ATGGGATTACCGCCAGACAGTATCGTAGAGTTTACGCTGTCACGAATGCAGAACAGCCTTGCCAGCAGAACACCTGAAAATGACGTCACCAGCGAACGCAGCGGCCTGCTTTTCCTGGGCAACGTGCATGATGCTTTTCCACGTCAGCTGTTTATGGATACGCGTCTTTCGCCGCTGGATAAAACGGCGTGGGTAATGATCCGCCTCTATGCGCAGCAAAATGAGGGCGCGGTGTTTCCTACCTACGATGAATTGCAACTCCAGCTCGCTTCGCCTCATGCGGAAAAGGCGTCCCGCGAAACCATCAGCAGAGTGCTTCTCATGCTAAGGATAACCGGCTGGCTGAGCCTGTGTAAGCGCGTCCGTGATGCGCGCGGTCGCGTAAGGGGAAACATTTATGCCCAGCACGATGAACCGCTCAGTTGCCGTGATGCGGAAACCTTTGATCCCGGTTGGCTTGACCTTGTTGCATCGAGTTGCCAGCACCGTAATAAGGCAGTTCGCTTGACGGCCATGGCCGTGCTTGCCGACATTAAGAATGACCCCACCATGCGTCACCGTCATTCGCGTTTGGCCATGATTGAAAGTCGGCTCGGTTCGCCATCAGCGCCGCGGGAGATGGCTAGCCTACGCCGTGCTTATCAGCCGGGTTCGGTTCCCGAACTCAGTATAAAAAACGCAGAAAAGCATTATGAGATACCGGGTTCGGATACCGAACTCAGTGAAAAAGAGGGGAGTGTTGAACCGGGTTCGGATACCGAACTCAGTCTAAAATCAGCAAGTTACGCCGGAGTTCGGAAATCGAACTGTAACGTACGTATTTTCACACAAGGTGTGAATAAAAAAACGTACGTACCGGATGAGAACGGTGGTAAGGGCCTGTCGGTACCGGAACTGCCTGAGTCGCTGACCAGCAAGATATCAACTGAGGATGCGGCAGCGCTGTCTGCTCAGCTGGCTGCCTTGCCTGAGCCGGAGTCTTCTGCGCTTATGGGTATGCTGAAAAAACAGCTGCGTAAGGGCCAGTTAACCAACCCTATGGGCTGGATGCTGGCCATGCTCAAACGGGCCCGTGATGGACACCTTGTGATGCCCGACGCTGTCACTTCGTCCCAGACTGTCGGACAGGCAAACGCCGCCTTATCACCGATGCCAGTATTTCAACGGCCTGCACAACGGGCCTCTGCCGAAAGTGTTTCAAGCGTTATCGCTGACATTCGGAATGCGATGTTGCGGGGCACAGAGGTGGTTAAAAAGTAA
- a CDS encoding DUF2857 domain-containing protein: MSQNLSQATNAILTHLLMELKSGNIRRCESLGMTIEEVRQLSQLTVDDLHYLMQSSVSVLNLSINHDNFWIIVQQSRTEQKRMQRIDRALALGGSIELMQTYFGLSAAEVSARRRLKGIDTARGRTQAPDEEADAGIWTQWDASGLNSPDSHDALDVMMLAAELHNVSLTAVWTRVTTWCRERERKGNKREAV; the protein is encoded by the coding sequence GTGAGCCAAAACTTATCTCAGGCAACGAATGCCATATTGACACATCTCCTTATGGAGCTGAAATCAGGGAATATTCGCCGGTGTGAGTCTTTAGGTATGACGATCGAAGAGGTGCGTCAGTTGAGTCAATTGACCGTCGACGACCTGCATTACCTGATGCAAAGCAGCGTGTCGGTACTGAATCTTAGCATCAATCATGACAATTTCTGGATCATCGTTCAGCAGTCCAGAACTGAGCAGAAGCGCATGCAGCGCATTGACCGGGCGTTAGCGCTCGGCGGATCCATCGAGCTGATGCAGACTTACTTTGGCCTCAGCGCGGCAGAGGTCAGTGCCCGGCGTCGTCTCAAAGGAATTGATACCGCCCGTGGGCGTACGCAGGCACCGGATGAAGAGGCGGATGCCGGCATTTGGACGCAGTGGGACGCATCGGGTCTTAACTCTCCAGACTCTCATGACGCACTGGACGTAATGATGCTCGCCGCCGAGCTCCACAATGTCTCACTGACTGCCGTCTGGACGCGCGTAACCACATGGTGTCGTGAACGTGAACGTAAGGGCAATAAACGGGAGGCGGTATGA